The bacterium region CAGATTCTTCTTTCCAGGCATTGATGCGAAAAACAAAACAACAATGGCAGAATTTTACCCAGATGAATTAGAACAAATAAAACGATGAGTAACAAAGAGAGATCCATACCCGTCACCAGGCTCTACGATGCAAATTACGGCAATTTTCAGACTCAAATATACGAAGAGATTCGCCGGGAATCATTCGGGGAGGATTTGGGGCAGAATAGTTGGCTCACATCGGAAGAGCTGAACACATTCATTTCCTGGCTCAATCTTTCACAAGGCAAAACCCTGATTGATATAGCGTGTGGATCAGGTGGCCCTGCGCTGCGAATTGTAGAAAAAACCGGCTGCTTGGTCGTGGGTGTTGATATTCATGAGCAAGCGATTTCTACTGCGAACTCATTAGCAGCAAGTCGCAGTTTAAAGGATCGCGCTGAATTTCGAATGGTGGATGCTTCAGCGAAGCTTCCTTTCTTAAAAGAAAGCTGCGATGCAATTATTTGTATTGACGCTATCAATCATCTACCGGAGCGCAGAGTGGTGATCGCAGAATGGGCCCGGATCCTGAGAGCGGGCGGGCGGCTCCTGTTTACGGATCCGATCACGGTAACAGGTCCGTTAAGCGCTGCGGAAATCGCTGTGCGCAGTTCGATTGGTTACTTTTTGTTTGTCCCGCCTGGATTCGATGAACTTGTTATCTCCAACTGCGGATTGCGATTGGTGTGGCGGGATGACGTGACTCTAAATATGGCGAAAATCGCTGAACGGCGTCGCGCTGCCCGCGCCTCAAGAAGCTCTGCTCTCCTGGAGATAGAGGGAGAGCAGACCTTTGAAGGACAACAAGAATTTCTGGCTGTGGCCGCTCGCCTCGCAGAAGAAAAACGCCTCTCGCGCTTCGTTTATGTTGCCGAAAAATAAAACCGCCAGGACGCCAAGGCACCAAGTGGTTAGTCCGCATGCGAAAGAATTTTGCGATGAAAGCAACAATTGAAGTTTTGGATAGCGTTATTACTTAGACAGACGGAAGTGTGCTCAATCAGTCGATCTTGAAAAAACGCCAGCTAATATTCATTCCACGCGAGTAAACATGTTTGGGCCAAGACTAAAAGCAACAATAGGACTATCGGGCAACGGCAGAAACGTATAAGACTCCGCAGTTCCGTTACTTCCATGAAAAGTCATTGTTGATCCGGCAATTTGCAGTCTTCCCGTAAGGTTCATTCCTTCGTTGGAAACCGCTCTTCCGGACACCGTGCCGCCACCGCCGGCTTCCCAATGAAAGGAACCGTCTCGATCGATGATCAGTGTTTGTGTCACCACAACCCCTTCCCCGCCCCACACCGCCGTGCCGCGCGCGGATTCCCATTTTCCCGTAATGGCAGCGATTCCAACGGTTGTTGGACGCGCATATTTTTTCCCATAAAATTCGATCCCGTTTGAGTGGCGGTTAGCGGACCTTCATGCACTCCACCATCTCCCCAAACGATTCGAAGTAGATTCCCATGAATCTCCCAACTTCCTGAATCGCCTGAGTGCTCTGATTGATGAATCGGCCAATCGAAGTGCTCCAATCCTTTTTGTGGAATGGCTCGCGTTATTCGTCCTCCACCCAGAAAAAGTAAACAAACTGCTTTTCCAGTTAGAAGGCTTCGACCGACAAACATTCCCTGCGGGACGCCATTCACAATTCCGGCTTCGGGCACACGTTCGCCATTTCCCTTTTGTTGGGAAGAAGCGATTGATGGCGGAAGATTCGAAACCGTTTCTGCAATCCTCAGAGAAGAAAAAAAGGATTGAATCGCTGTTGCGTATTTGTCGGTTGCTTCCTGGCCAACCGCCATTGCCATTGCCAACGCAGCCTTTTTGCCATTTGTCACGGCGTGATACATGCGGATCGCGTTCATTCCATCTGTATCCTGAGTCACACGAACCAGCGTCGCTGAAGTCAGATTCCCTTGCTGCTGTTTGTGCGTCTCGCTCTCTTCAAGAACTTTTGAACCATCTTCAAGCTCTTCTTTCAATTTTTGCTGCAGCCAGACATCAAATGAGCTGTTCTCAAGATTCTCCGCCGGTCCTAAAACCAGTACGGTTCCCGTTTGAGGGGTAACATCATTTGGCACGAATCCAAGAGCGCCACCTGAATCTTCTGCTCTCCAACCGGTAGGCGTCGTATATTCCACACCTTGAAATTCGGCAGCAATAGAAGCGGAACAGATCAATACAAGATTCAATGCAAGAATGATACTTTTCATGAATTCACAGCCACTACACACAAATTCTCATTATTGACAAATCGTCTATCGGGTGCAACCTTTAGTGGAATGCTAGAGAGAACAGAGTCAAAGTGAAAACTAGTTTAATCATTCTTATCCTGGTGGCATGTTTTGTATCTTTTCCCTGTCTCGCATCGGATCGCATTACGGAACAGATCGAAGATTTTCTCGCGAAGCAATTCCGCGCGGACAAGCCAGGCGGGGTCGTGCTTGTTGCCCGGAACAGCAAGCCTGTATTCCGTCACGCATACGGCTTGGCTGATATGGAGCTGATTGTTCCTATGACTCCGGAAACGAAGATCAAGATTGGTTCGATTACGAAGCAGTTTACTGCGATAGCTGTGCTGAAACTTATTTCCGAAGGCAAGCTGGCGCTCTCGGATGATGTGCGTGAGTATTTGCCGTCCCTTCCTGCATACGGCAAGAGGATCACCATCGAACAGGTATTGACTCACACATCGGGCCTTCCCAATCTTGTTGATCTAAACGATTTCGATGTTCTGGCTCGAAAAGATTACACCGCCGAACAACT contains the following coding sequences:
- a CDS encoding class I SAM-dependent methyltransferase — its product is MSNKERSIPVTRLYDANYGNFQTQIYEEIRRESFGEDLGQNSWLTSEELNTFISWLNLSQGKTLIDIACGSGGPALRIVEKTGCLVVGVDIHEQAISTANSLAASRSLKDRAEFRMVDASAKLPFLKESCDAIICIDAINHLPERRVVIAEWARILRAGGRLLFTDPITVTGPLSAAEIAVRSSIGYFLFVPPGFDELVISNCGLRLVWRDDVTLNMAKIAERRRAARASRSSALLEIEGEQTFEGQQEFLAVAARLAEEKRLSRFVYVAEK